The DNA window TTGAATGCTAGGCATCCATTTCCCTCCATAAGGAGATCAGAATTAGAAAACACTAGTGCATAGATGGATATATTGGTCACACTTTCAGGCCAAGGGCttctagaataaaaaaaataaataccatTGATGTGCTCATTTACCACAATATGAAACAGCACAGTTTTTAAGTCTTTAAGATAACCAGAAACAATGCGAGCAATTGCAATTACCTTCAGCAGAATGCGTACAAGTTCAGTACTTCCAAAACGTGACGCTTCTAGGAAACACTGATTTACATTCTCAGCACCTCCTTCCACAAGCAACGACAAAAGTCCCTTTATGGCAACTGCTGAACTCCCAGAAGACCAGCCAGGTTCAAATAAAGTTGAAAACAGTGTAAGCGGGAAGCAGGCCGCATCGAATGCCTCAGTAAAAATCTTGCCACTGAGATTGTCACCAGCTATGTCCAAGAAGGTTTTAAACGCTGATAGATGGAACTGTACCTCTTGGTGAGTGCTGCAGTTTGCTCTGTAACACTCTGTATCTTCAGAACAACGATGCAGATGAATGCACTGCAATGCCCATTCTATAAACTTCTGCACTTTGGCACCAGCCTCAATTTGTAAACGGTCACCACCAGGACAATCTTGTAGACGGTCATGTAATCTAAATTTGAAGACCAAAAGAAATGATATCACTAATAATGATAAACGGATGATTGTGGAAGAAAAAGTAATTTGCATATGTGGTTACCTCTGAGCTATGATTTCCTTGCTATCACCTAAAGTGAGCGCCTTGCTTTGGCATGCGACGACACAAGATGCGAGCAGTGACGTCCTGAGGATTGCCCTAGCAAAATCCTTTGCCCCTGATTCCACAATCTTACCAATCAGATGGTTGAGACCTTTAAGGTCCTGCTCCGTCCGCAAGAACCAAATGGCATCGAGAGCAACAGACAAACCATAATCCAGCATTAACTGGTGGTCTGCTAGAGCAACAAGGCTTTCAGCAAGGTCCCACTGCCGAGAGAACAGCACCAACTGCAGTGAATGCCCGAAATCGATCTGTCCATGCTCATCTGTCCTCCGGTTTGCCATGCAGCCATTTGATTCTTGAACAGGGCCACTGCCATGAACATGGCTGGCACTACATTCATGGTCATCCATTTTCTAAACTGCTTCTCTCAGCCACAATCCAATCATGCCATTCTATTTTGTCCTAGCAAGAAGTTACGGATATCCCCTaaagataaagaaaacaatactAAATTTAAGAAACAATCGCTTAATTCAAGATAGTAAATAGCATACTAAAAGGATCCACAATTTAGGGGTTACTGACCATTACGTAACCATAAAACTACTAAATTTATAGACTGGCAAGAAATAATAGTATAGAGCTACGCATAAATCAGAATCCAACTAACACGCAGTTGGTATGAGCAGCCATATAAGATCAAATTTCTCATTTAGCTTGACAAAAGGATGATATGGATAGTGATGAGAATCAAAAGACAGTCACTCAATATCCTTACAGTTATGAAATCTTCAAATTTACACATCCAATAATAGAAATGAGTTCAATGAAAATCAACTCGCAACTAGGAACCCATCTTTTTAGCTCGAAAATTCTATGGGTTCCAATTCGGAAACACTACCTTTATATTTATTACccgagttttttttatgaatttaataacGAACTACCTACATGCAGATCGAAGATCCTATTAATTTCAATACGGGACACTAAATTTAATCGAAATTTCTTTGAATAAAATGTTCAAACCTAAAGGCTTCCAGACGATTTTgaagggtaaaaaaaaaaagagaagaagcaGGCTAAGCACCTCAGATCAGGATCCTTCACCTTGgtgcccccccccctctctctaaAACCGCGCCCCCGGCGCTCTCCGCGACGGGTGGaggcgccggtgccggcgcggcgcgatcCGAACCAGCGGTCCGGCAGCAgcaccggaggaggagggagagcggcggggggggggggggtgaatagATTCCGGTCCGGCGACCGCGGCCGCGGGCGTGGAGTCGGGCAGGCCACCCCCCGACGAGGCCGAGGAAGGGATTTGGCCCGGATTTGGGAGGAGCACGGGGGCAGCGGCGGGCGCACGTGCGGCGGGCGAgcggaggaagacgacgacgacgacgagacgaTCTCCCGCGCGCGAGGCGGATCCGACGGTCCTGGTGGGCCTCTCCACGGGGATCGGGCGGCCGCCAAGCTGCCCGCAGAAACGCTGGGCGGAAGACAGCGACGGCACAGTAGATTTCTGATGCAGACGGAGACGGGCGGGGACACCAGGCGAACGCTCGCTCGTTAATCCGCACGAACAGTCTCTCTCTggtctctatatatattttatgatttactttctttgtattttttatacgaTGGTGTGGAGTTTTGCGTTTGTTCaatcgttttatttaaaagttctACTACTttcgtttcataacgtaagttatttgacttttttagctgcaacgtttgaccattcgtcttattcaaaaatttagtgcaaatataaaaaatgataaatcgtgcttaaagttcttttgacaataaagtaagtcacaagtaaaataaatcatatttttataattttttaaataagacaaatgatcaaatattgcaagtaaaaaaatcaaacatcttatattatgaaacggagccagtattatgtaaaattataagtcatagttaagtttctataataatagatCAATTTGTACCAAAgtaattaatgattatataattttttaataaaatgaatgatctaacataaaaaaaagtcagtgacggtcatataaaaaacacggagagagtatgtttttatatgtaaagttttatctttatttcaTGTACAGATAATTTATACGGAGAAACAAATTTGTAGCATATAAAGTGCATAGAACAAAacatctacatataaattataatctttaaaaaattgaaaagttttgcgcaatatatatatatatatatatatatatatagtgtttGTGGGATTAACGGGCGCACGAATAATGTTCGTCAATTAGTCTTTTGGTCACCAGAGAAACATTGTCATCTCTTTTCATGTCTTGTGACGTACCAACGTGCAGTGCTATCGCCAGAAATTAGATGGATTATACCAAAACGCATAGTTGGGAGTTGtctaaaatttgatcatatcGCCGCTGTTATGCTTGTTAATTGTGATCAGCACGATGACTTGTAGAACAGTAGAAGATTGATGGAGGGTTAGCTAAGATGACCGgtaatatatactccctctgtcccaaaaaaatcaattctctgGTTTTCGTGCGTTTGACTGtacgtcttatttgaaaaaattttaggaaattagaaaaaaattagtcatatgtAAAgcactattcatgatttatcatctaataaaaacaaaaatattaatcgtaaaaaaattgaataagacgaagagttaaaaattgtatgtgaaaagtgaaaaattggtttattttaggagtATATGATTGCATCTAGTTAATTATAGTTGATATAGCTTTATGTATGAGGTTTTTGGTGTTGTCCCGTTCGTATTTGTGGGCCATAGTGTTCTGGCTCCGTCGCTAATTAGGTATACTAAAGTATTGATCTATGTAACTAGCAAAATGACAGTGTGTTGGCTCgaaaaaaatgtgataattgagaaaaaaaaagatagcgTGGTACTGGATGGCTAGATACGATTAGCACTGGGCATCCGGAAACCCAAAATTCCGGGTAGGgtttttggggttttttaaattttgggtttgaAATCAATATCCAAAATTagtgaaaataaattgtaagATCCGATATTTTGGGTGCCTGTAAAATCGGGTTTTGGGTTACCCGCTTTAACCCGAACAATGCTTATCATATTggaaatatatattctgaatgttttttgtcaaaaagaaaaacagttaGTTAGTGTCATTCTCCTAAAAAACAATATCGATTCTATACTATTTTAGATGTAAAGCTGTGTAGATTGTCTCAAGTTACACATTAAAGTAAGAAATTGTGAATTGTACATAACTTGTTGTCTTTCTTCTGGGCTGCATGAGTGTGAGCAGGTGGTTTCACCTTTTGGGCTGGGCTCAAAACCgaagaaagcaagaaaatgTTGCTTATATTTCGGGTTAGTCCGGTATTTCAGGCATCGGAGATACAAACCCAATTgacccaaaataaatttgagtttTCAGACTTGTAACTCGCAAAAAGGGCATTGGGTTTCGATTCTTTCGGGTTCGGATCggtttttg is part of the Oryza brachyantha chromosome 2, ObraRS2, whole genome shotgun sequence genome and encodes:
- the LOC102720951 gene encoding ankyrin repeat protein SKIP35-like, whose amino-acid sequence is MDDHECSASHVHGSGPVQESNGCMANRRTDEHGQIDFGHSLQLVLFSRQWDLAESLVALADHQLMLDYGLSVALDAIWFLRTEQDLKGLNHLIGKIVESGAKDFARAILRTSLLASCVVACQSKALTLGDSKEIIAQRLHDRLQDCPGGDRLQIEAGAKVQKFIEWALQCIHLHRCSEDTECYRANCSTHQEVQFHLSAFKTFLDIAGDNLSGKIFTEAFDAACFPLTLFSTLFEPGWSSGSSAVAIKGLLSLLVEGGAENVNQCFLEASRFGSTELVRILLKIAHQNSLAVDVDLALVYASHYCKFETMECLVDEGHATSFLCPLVKASERGCLQVAQWFVNRGVPDIEMCLAVTTAASCGHFAVASYLLAHIPRHVLEALSTQILKAARGQGRGSFEGVAFLLRSNFLNDAASTYAAADSIATTSDMDVPQDLVAFLKEQWSQAAFAEGVEAGEDHFVNITRVLRRGASPILLHDLPEPITLAITYLPLYRACAAASGQLLPQRLRGELVEAVGRLGIPFPANMENNGKDLLAVLEHYLPSFVI